A genomic window from Anthonomus grandis grandis chromosome 2, icAntGran1.3, whole genome shotgun sequence includes:
- the LOC126733621 gene encoding uncharacterized protein LOC126733621 isoform X1 translates to MEAPHFKLEDHRTVLRLLHHNNYLAKIDLKDAYFLLSMQKKYRKYLRFKFRNVMYEFNSLPFGLSVAPFIFTKIMKQVAGFLRKLNILLIFYLDDILLLADSKSQCIKNIKTTTQLLENLGFIININKSVLQPEQTINFFGFSFNSASLKISLPEKNIYSIKQKIKQFKRKIQCTVRVFAQLLGKLVASCPATKYGFAHLKILEIIKHSAIRSDYQNYNKKMEICDSIRNELSWWENNIGKGQDIKPHQFKLEIFSDASPTGWGAFCGKNTFHGFWDKNESQMHINYLEIKAAYYALSSLTKNKTNIRILLRIDNQTAISCINRGGSVRFHHLNDATRLIWEWCENKNISIFASYITSSENFKADKESRSLSIDTEYQLNLYAFTKIIQNFGEPEIDLFASRINNKCKKYISWFPDPSSFSVDAFTISWTACYFYAFPPFSCIPRVLEKIIEEKALGIMVVPNWPSQPWFPIFQKLLTEDPIYFKPNPSLLLSPFRTSHPLCKELSLVAGKLSGSLIK, encoded by the coding sequence ATGGAAGCTCCGCATTTCAAATTAGAAGACCATAGAACAGTGTTAAGACTGTTGCaccataataattatttagcaaaaattgACCTCAAGGACGCTTATTTTTTACTGTCAATGCagaaaaaatatcgaaaataccTAAGATTTAAATTCAGGAATGTCATGTATGAGTTTAACTCACTTCCATTTGGTTTAAGCGTAGCCCCATTCATTTTCACCAAAATAATGAAGCAAGTTGCAGGATTTctaaggaaattaaatattctattaattttCTATCTTGATGATATTTTACTTCTGGCAGATAGTAAGTCacaatgtataaaaaatataaaaactacaacACAATTGCTAGAAAACTTAGGttttataatcaatattaaCAAAAGCGTATTACAGCCAGAACAGACAATTAACTTTTTTgggttttcttttaattcagcaagcttaaaaatttcattaccagaaaaaaatatatattcaataaaacaaaaaattaagcaatttaaaaggaaaatccAATGCACTGTAAGAGTTTTTGCACAGTTATTAGGGAAATTAGTAGCGTCATGTCCAGCAACAAAATACGGgtttgctcatttaaaaattttggaaataattaagCACTCAGCTATTCGAAGTGATTATCAAAATTACAAtaagaaaatggaaatttgCGACTCAATAAGAAATGAATTATCATGGTGGGAAAATAATATAGGGAAAGGCCAAGATATAAAACCACatcaatttaaattagaaatctTTTCAGATGCTTCACCTACAGGTTGGGGTGCCTTCTgtggaaaaaatacttttcatgGGTTTTGGGACAAAAATGAATCTCAAATGCACATAAATTACTTAGAAATAAAAGCGGCATATTATGCACTAAGTTCATTaacgaaaaataaaactaacataCGGATCTTACTGAGAATTGATAATCAAACCGCTATTTCTTGCATAAATCGAGGGGGTAGTGTCAGATTTCACCATCTGAATGATGCTACAAGACTTATCTGGGAATGGtgtgaaaacaaaaacatatcaATATTTGCAAGTTACATTACGtcatcagaaaattttaaagcgGACAAAGAATCTAGATCGTTATCGATCGACACGGAGTATCAATTAAATCTTTACGCTTTTacgaaaattattcaaaatttcggGGAACCAGAAATAGATTTATTCGCCTcaagaattaataataaatgtaaaaaatatatatcttggTTTCCCGATCCAAGCTCATTTTCAGTCGATGCATTCACAATTTCATGGACCGCATGTTATTTTTACGCTTTTCCGCCTTTTTCGTGCATTCCTCGAgtcttagaaaaaattattgaggaAAAAGCACTAGGTATAATGGTTGTACCAAATTGGCCCTCGCAACCCTGGTTTCCTATCTTCCAAAAACTTTTAACTGAAGATCCGATATATTTTAAACCTAATCCTAGCCTCCTTTTATCTCCTTTTAGGACCAGCCATCCGCTATGCAAGGAACTTTCCCTGGTGGCAGGGAAATTGTCAGGGTCGCTTATCAAATAA
- the LOC126733621 gene encoding uncharacterized protein LOC126733621 isoform X2 codes for MFLGTTFRAKNVYFALLLACLIAGNSFRFVVFEVRVEILFDLKMPKRKISEGKKCEVRKLNKKLKKIQDKLRLLDSSDSSFTSSSESSGSSSDVEPNNEEIQIIPQTETAPEQIEVDFDFFGSKPLDEAQIGVAIHNEIAVRWSAVLQSGLTSAQRSDITEKYKIPENCLQLLPPKTNDEIQPCLPDGVLKHDKFVTALQLQLAHGLSAIATIINKNLPVAEQANDTKVLGEACQIFANVHNALSIHRKYKILPHLHPDCAKVAKNIKMDNNLFGKDFHEVFKNDQALKKSSAVLKKRASTAMTATAGTSGLQQKYRQSLNYQRPQYKGKFKEGVRREEMLPRERSKWNQRKEQQYHQRRK; via the exons ATGTTTCTCGGCACGACGTTCAgagcaaaaaatgtttattttgcatTATTGTTGGCCTGCCTTATCGCTGGGAATTCATTCCGTTTTGTCGTGTTCGAGGTACGCGTCGAAATtctttttgacttaaaaatgCCTAAACGTAAAATAAGTGAGGGAAAAAAGTGTGAAGTGAGGAAACTTAACaaaaaactcaagaaaataCAGGATAAGCTACGACTACTGGATTCAAGCGATTCGTCTTTTACGTCATCTAGCGAATCTTCAG GTTCGTCTTCGGACGTAGAACCCAATAATGAAGAAATCCAGATCATACCTCAAACGGAGACAGCACCAGAACAGATTGAAGTAGATTTTGACTTCTTTGGCAGCAAGCCGCTGGACGAGGCACAAATCGGTGTAGCAATACACAACGAGATTGCAGTACGCTGGAGTGCAGTGCTACAATCGGGGTTAACCAGTGCACAAAGAAGTGACATtacagaaaaatacaaaattcccGAAAATTGTCTACAATTGCTACCTCCAAAAACAAATGATGAAATACAACCATGTCTTCCCGATGGGGTTCTTAAACATGACAAATTCGTTACAGCGTTGCAGTTACAGCTAGCTCACGGCCTCTCAGCCATCgcaacaataataaacaaaaatttgccAGTCGCAGAACAGGCTAACGACACAAAAGTTTTGGGGGAAGCATGTCAAATTTTTGCAAATGTCCATAATGCGCTTTCAATTCATAGAAAGTACAAAATTTTGCCGCATTTACATCCTGATTGTGCTAAAGTGgccaaaaacataaaaatggatAACAACCTGTTTGGAAAAGATTTTCATGAAGTTTTCAAAAACGACCAAGctctaaaaaaatcaagtgcTGTCTTGAAGAAGAGAGCCTCAACTGCCATGACTGCGACCGCTGGAACTTCTGGACTTCAGCAGAAATACCGTCAGTCTTTAAACTACCAGCGCCCCCAATACAAAGGGAAATTCAAAGAAGGAGTGAGGAGAGAGGAGATGCTGCCGAGGGAAAGAAGCAAATGGAACCAGCGGAAGGAACAACAGTACCATCAACGCAGGAAGTAG